A genomic segment from Microbulbifer elongatus encodes:
- a CDS encoding SoxR reducing system RseC family protein gives MIEERGKIVAIEDSAVWVETVQRSGCHGCAAKSGCGTGLLGDFWASASRVRVQVPPAEMATLQLHDTVVIGIGERALATSSLVVYLAPLVALVLGALAGQTLGSEPLAIAGAALGLGAGAVMVRLYSYFQRGNSAYEPQFLRREQGSPCAIPVSPVH, from the coding sequence ATGATTGAAGAGCGTGGCAAAATCGTTGCGATCGAAGATTCTGCCGTCTGGGTGGAAACGGTGCAGCGCAGCGGCTGCCACGGCTGTGCGGCCAAGTCCGGCTGCGGCACCGGCCTGCTCGGTGATTTCTGGGCCAGTGCCTCTCGTGTGCGGGTACAGGTGCCTCCTGCTGAGATGGCGACCCTGCAGCTGCACGACACTGTCGTGATTGGTATCGGAGAGCGCGCTCTGGCAACCAGTTCGCTGGTGGTTTACCTGGCACCACTGGTGGCGCTGGTGTTGGGTGCCCTGGCCGGACAGACTCTGGGGTCTGAGCCGCTGGCGATTGCCGGCGCCGCGCTCGGTCTGGGAGCGGGCGCTGTGATGGTGCGCCTCTACAGTTATTTCCAGCGGGGCAACTCTGCGTATGAGCCCCAGTTTCTGCGCCGTGAGCAGGGTAGTCCCTGCGCCATCCCTGTTTCGCCCGTCCACTGA
- a CDS encoding DUF4845 domain-containing protein, with protein MALNTQISRSMAGQRGMSYWGWLAIIAVFGFGLTVVSKMGPAYVDAHFVEEGLHSLSQNAGIREMSNTEIKRELDRFFTINNVRGEPVNSVRIIRGADSTLVSINYELRQPLFHNVDVVMKFDKQLNTAKPELCCEPLVDLEQFRKRDDY; from the coding sequence ATGGCATTGAATACACAGATTTCACGCAGCATGGCGGGCCAGCGGGGCATGAGCTACTGGGGCTGGCTGGCGATTATTGCGGTATTCGGTTTTGGCTTGACCGTTGTCTCCAAAATGGGGCCGGCCTACGTGGATGCGCACTTCGTCGAAGAGGGGCTGCATTCCCTGTCTCAGAATGCGGGCATCCGCGAAATGAGCAATACCGAAATCAAGCGCGAGCTGGACCGCTTCTTCACCATCAATAACGTGCGTGGTGAACCGGTCAACTCGGTCAGGATTATTCGCGGTGCCGACAGTACTCTGGTCAGCATCAACTACGAGCTTCGTCAACCGCTGTTCCACAATGTGGATGTGGTGATGAAATTCGATAAACAACTGAATACTGCCAAGCCCGAGCTCTGCTGCGAGCCACTCGTGGATCTTGAGCAATTTCGCAAGCGAGACGACTATTAA
- the rnc gene encoding ribonuclease III translates to MTDLHLQRLGNRLGYQFTRAELLDLALTHRSHGSRNNERLEFLGDSILGFTISAALFEKFPDGREGQMSRLRAQLVSGETLAKVARELELGECLRLGEGEMKSGGHRRASILADAVEAIIGAIYLDSGFEAARERVLAWFAPRLQSLSLETAKDPKTRLQEWLQARQKPLPDYTVVEVAGEEHSQQFVVECRVSGLSEPAKGIAGNRRAAEKAAATEAYARLTGQG, encoded by the coding sequence GTGACAGACCTCCATCTGCAACGGTTGGGCAACCGCCTGGGATACCAGTTTACCCGGGCGGAATTGCTTGACCTGGCACTTACCCACCGCTCTCATGGCAGCCGTAACAATGAACGGCTGGAATTCCTCGGCGACTCGATTCTCGGGTTTACCATCAGTGCGGCGCTGTTTGAAAAATTTCCCGATGGCCGTGAAGGTCAGATGAGTCGCCTGCGTGCGCAACTGGTCAGTGGCGAGACTCTGGCCAAGGTGGCACGGGAGCTCGAGCTCGGCGAGTGCCTGCGGCTTGGGGAAGGGGAAATGAAAAGTGGCGGTCATCGCCGCGCCTCGATTCTTGCCGATGCGGTAGAGGCGATTATCGGCGCCATCTATCTGGATTCCGGATTTGAAGCGGCCCGGGAGCGGGTTCTCGCCTGGTTTGCGCCGCGCCTGCAAAGCCTTTCGCTGGAAACCGCGAAAGATCCAAAAACCCGTCTGCAGGAGTGGTTACAGGCCCGGCAGAAGCCGCTTCCGGATTACACCGTGGTAGAAGTGGCGGGAGAGGAGCACTCTCAGCAGTTTGTGGTGGAGTGCCGGGTGTCCGGCTTGAGCGAACCCGCCAAGGGTATTGCCGGAAACCGCCGGGCGGCAGAAAAAGCCGCCGCCACTGAAGCCTACGCGCGACTGACCGGGCAGGGCTGA
- a CDS encoding DegQ family serine endoprotease: protein MVARCSQFLIALCFLVSTAAFARGLPELTDLIEQNSPAVVKINTVERNRVSRNSMPPQYQQEIPDIFRHLLEPRQRQQRPVASMGSGFIISDDGYVVTNNHVVDGADEVRVTLTDRREYDAKVVGTDPRSDLALLKVEGENLPTVRWGDSETIKVGEWVVAIGSPFGLDYSASAGIVSAMGRSIPNESRENYVPFIQTDVAINPGNSGGPLFNLNGEVVGINSQIYTRSGGSIGLSFAIPASLAQDVVAQLKEKGRVDRGWLGVGIQDVDRKLATAMGLGKPAGALVGQLEAGSPADKAGIQVGDIIMRFDGQKILMSGDLPHVVGRTRPGAEVPVLLMREGKERKLKVRVGALPGDDDGQQQASAPATSDVGGRLGLVVDEIPDSLKQRLGVESGVMVKQVVPGKAGANAGLRSGDIIAQLGFEQVESLSDYEKVVKKLPKGELLPIRFFRGGQPTFRTIQIEEE, encoded by the coding sequence ATGGTTGCACGCTGTTCGCAATTCTTGATTGCGCTTTGTTTCCTTGTTTCGACTGCGGCGTTTGCCCGCGGGTTGCCGGAACTCACCGACCTTATCGAGCAGAATTCGCCGGCGGTGGTGAAGATCAACACCGTGGAGCGCAATCGCGTTTCCCGCAATTCGATGCCGCCGCAGTACCAGCAGGAAATTCCAGACATCTTTCGGCACCTGCTGGAGCCCCGTCAGCGCCAGCAGCGCCCGGTAGCCAGTATGGGGTCGGGATTCATCATTTCCGATGATGGCTATGTGGTCACAAACAATCATGTGGTCGACGGGGCGGACGAAGTCCGTGTCACCCTGACCGATCGCCGGGAGTACGATGCCAAGGTGGTGGGGACCGATCCCCGTTCCGATCTGGCCCTGCTGAAGGTGGAAGGGGAAAACCTGCCCACGGTGCGCTGGGGCGATTCGGAAACCATCAAGGTGGGTGAGTGGGTGGTGGCCATCGGCTCCCCGTTTGGCCTGGATTACTCCGCCAGCGCCGGCATTGTCAGTGCCATGGGGCGCAGCATCCCCAACGAAAGCCGCGAGAACTATGTTCCATTTATCCAGACCGATGTGGCGATCAATCCGGGTAACTCCGGTGGCCCGCTGTTCAACCTGAACGGCGAAGTGGTGGGGATCAATTCCCAGATCTACACCCGCAGCGGGGGTTCCATCGGCCTGTCATTTGCGATTCCCGCGAGTCTTGCCCAGGACGTGGTTGCCCAGCTGAAAGAGAAGGGCCGGGTCGATCGCGGCTGGCTGGGCGTGGGTATTCAGGATGTGGACCGCAAGCTCGCTACCGCCATGGGACTTGGCAAGCCCGCGGGTGCGCTGGTAGGCCAACTGGAAGCCGGTTCGCCAGCGGACAAGGCCGGCATTCAGGTGGGCGATATCATCATGCGCTTCGATGGCCAGAAGATCCTGATGTCCGGTGATCTTCCCCACGTTGTCGGTCGGACCCGCCCGGGGGCGGAAGTGCCGGTGCTGCTGATGCGGGAAGGTAAAGAGCGCAAGTTGAAGGTGCGTGTGGGTGCGCTGCCGGGTGATGACGACGGTCAGCAGCAGGCCAGTGCACCGGCCACCAGTGATGTGGGCGGCCGTCTGGGGCTGGTCGTCGATGAGATTCCCGACAGCCTCAAGCAGCGCCTGGGAGTGGAAAGCGGAGTCATGGTGAAGCAGGTGGTGCCCGGTAAGGCGGGTGCCAATGCCGGCTTGCGCAGTGGTGACATCATCGCTCAGCTGGGTTTCGAGCAGGTGGAGTCCCTGTCGGATTACGAAAAGGTGGTGAAGAAGCTGCCGAAGGGCGAGTTGCTGCCGATCCGCTTCTTCCGCGGCGGCCAGCCCACCTTCCGCACCATTCAGATCGAGGAGGAATGA
- a CDS encoding MucB/RseB C-terminal domain-containing protein, translating to MNMANLISRNIRKANSSLLAFLLLATPFAVPGVSAQSTDADREAATGDAPAGGQKPSASQVASESAAVTRALLAKLAQAVASLEYRGLATFEHVGSMETLEVVHGIRDGEQVERIRYLTGSPREMVTRSGDRQCHRDGTPLSRPGLHSAAGLQDVQSNYLFLIRGEERIADREAVVLEARPRDLHRFGMVISVDKETGLPLKSMLVAPAGRVLERFQFVELDLAPVTDSELQPRSPSVREEPSAIACADAESRWRLGWAPDGFKPVAVQTLADGQMLVFSDGLSAFTVFVQQLPDMNYKGRAVRGATVAYMDHIDVGGSRYTVTVVGEIPDNTAQLVAKAVTEKR from the coding sequence ATGAATATGGCGAATCTGATCTCCCGTAATATCCGCAAAGCCAACAGTTCGCTGTTGGCTTTTTTGCTGTTGGCCACGCCATTTGCGGTGCCCGGTGTGAGCGCGCAAAGTACGGACGCGGACCGCGAAGCCGCGACCGGCGATGCGCCCGCTGGCGGGCAGAAACCCTCGGCGTCCCAGGTTGCCAGCGAATCGGCGGCAGTGACCCGCGCTCTGCTGGCAAAGCTCGCGCAGGCGGTCGCCAGCCTGGAGTACCGTGGATTGGCGACCTTCGAACATGTGGGTTCCATGGAAACCCTGGAGGTGGTGCACGGCATTCGTGACGGCGAGCAGGTAGAACGCATTCGCTATCTCACCGGCAGCCCCCGGGAAATGGTGACCCGCAGCGGAGACCGCCAGTGTCATCGCGACGGCACTCCTCTGTCGCGCCCCGGCCTGCACAGTGCTGCGGGGTTGCAGGATGTGCAGTCCAATTACCTGTTTCTTATCCGTGGGGAAGAGCGGATCGCCGATCGCGAAGCGGTTGTGCTCGAGGCGCGCCCCAGGGATCTGCACCGCTTCGGTATGGTGATCAGTGTGGATAAGGAAACCGGTCTTCCCCTGAAGTCAATGCTGGTGGCGCCCGCTGGCCGTGTACTGGAGAGGTTTCAGTTTGTGGAACTGGATCTGGCACCGGTGACCGACAGTGAGTTGCAGCCTCGTTCGCCCTCGGTGCGCGAAGAGCCCAGCGCCATCGCCTGCGCCGATGCGGAAAGTCGCTGGCGTCTGGGTTGGGCCCCGGACGGGTTCAAGCCAGTGGCCGTGCAGACTCTGGCGGATGGCCAGATGCTGGTGTTCAGTGATGGTCTCAGTGCGTTCACTGTTTTCGTTCAGCAGTTGCCGGATATGAATTACAAGGGAAGGGCGGTACGCGGAGCCACAGTGGCGTATATGGATCATATTGATGTGGGCGGAAGCCGTTATACCGTGACAGTCGTAGGGGAAATCCCCGACAATACCGCGCAACTGGTGGCCAAGGCGGTCACCGAAAAACGGTAA
- the era gene encoding GTPase Era — MSEPNTSTSRCGYVAIVGRPNVGKSTLLNHMLGQKICITSRKPQTTRHNMLGIKTDGQHQIIFVDTPGLHAGEEKAINRYMNRAAISSTRDVDVVVFVVEPARWTEGDELVAQKLRGLKCPLIVAVNKVDQLQDKNALLPQLQALQERFPDAEIVPISALRTSNLQSLEDVIVERLPEGMHFFEEDQITDRSSRFLAAEIVREKVMRQLGAEIPYAVTVEVEEFSQEGKVLHISAAILVERNGQKRILIGTKGERIKQIGQQARLDMEKLFDSKVMLNLWVKVKSGWSDDERALRSLGYVDKQ, encoded by the coding sequence TTGAGCGAACCCAATACCTCCACGTCCCGCTGCGGCTATGTCGCGATTGTCGGCCGCCCCAATGTGGGGAAATCGACGCTGCTGAACCATATGCTGGGGCAGAAGATCTGTATTACCTCCCGCAAGCCCCAGACTACCCGGCACAATATGCTGGGGATCAAGACCGACGGGCAGCACCAGATCATCTTTGTGGACACCCCCGGGCTTCACGCCGGGGAGGAAAAGGCGATCAACCGCTATATGAATCGCGCGGCCATCAGTTCCACCCGGGATGTGGACGTGGTGGTCTTTGTGGTGGAGCCAGCGCGCTGGACCGAAGGGGACGAGCTGGTGGCACAAAAGCTGCGAGGGCTCAAATGTCCACTGATCGTCGCAGTGAACAAGGTGGACCAGTTGCAGGATAAGAATGCGCTGCTCCCTCAGCTGCAGGCATTACAGGAGCGCTTCCCGGATGCGGAAATCGTGCCGATCTCAGCGCTGCGTACCTCCAACCTGCAGTCTCTGGAAGATGTGATCGTCGAGCGCCTGCCGGAAGGCATGCACTTCTTTGAAGAAGACCAGATTACCGACCGCAGTTCCCGTTTTCTCGCTGCAGAAATCGTGCGCGAGAAGGTGATGCGCCAGTTGGGCGCGGAGATCCCCTATGCGGTCACTGTGGAAGTGGAAGAGTTTTCCCAGGAAGGCAAAGTGCTGCACATCAGTGCGGCAATACTGGTGGAACGCAACGGCCAGAAACGCATTCTGATCGGCACCAAGGGTGAGCGCATCAAGCAGATCGGCCAGCAGGCCCGGCTGGATATGGAGAAGCTGTTTGACAGCAAGGTGATGCTGAACCTGTGGGTGAAGGTGAAATCTGGCTGGTCCGACGACGAGCGCGCGCTGCGCAGCCTCGGCTACGTCGATAAACAGTAA
- the lepA gene encoding translation elongation factor 4, which translates to MATDLSHIRNFSIIAHIDHGKSTLADRFIQVCGGLTDREMAAQVLDSMDIERERGITIKAQSVTLDYKARDGKTYQLNFIDTPGHVDFSYEVSRSLAACEGALLVVDAAQGVEAQSVANCYTAIEQGLEVIPVLNKMDLPQAEPEKVAEEIEDIIGIDATEATRCSAKSGLGIEDVLEDLVRLVPPPQGDVEAPLQALIIDSWFDSYLGVVSLVRVVQGTLKNKDKIVTKSIGRAHVVDSVGVFTPKRKETGELKAGEVGFVVAGIKDIHGAPVGDTLTHAKDSDAVEMLPGFQRVKPQVYAGLFPVSSDDYEAFRDALDKLSLNDASLFYEPETSDALGFGFRCGFLGMLHMEIIQERLEREYNLDLITTAPTVVYEVELTNGDIVNMDNPSRMPDLGQIEEMREPIVEANILVPQDYLGNVITLCVEKRGIQKDMQYVGGQVSLRYELPMSEVVMDFFDRLKSVSRGFASLDYNFVRFDPAKLVRLDILINGERVDALAVILHRDNAQQRGRALAEKMKELIPRQMFDVAIQAAIGGQVVARTTVKALRKNVTAKCYGGDVTRKKKLLEKQKAGKRRMKQLGKVEVPQDAFLAVLKVDN; encoded by the coding sequence GTGGCCACTGATCTCTCCCATATCCGCAACTTTTCCATTATTGCCCACATCGACCACGGCAAATCCACCCTCGCAGACCGCTTTATCCAGGTGTGTGGTGGCCTGACTGACCGTGAGATGGCGGCGCAAGTACTCGATAGTATGGACATCGAGCGGGAACGGGGCATCACCATCAAGGCCCAGAGCGTGACTCTGGACTACAAAGCCCGCGACGGCAAAACCTATCAGCTGAACTTTATTGATACCCCCGGGCACGTGGACTTTTCCTACGAAGTATCCCGCTCACTGGCGGCCTGTGAGGGCGCACTGCTGGTGGTGGACGCGGCCCAGGGGGTAGAGGCGCAATCCGTCGCCAACTGTTACACCGCGATCGAGCAGGGCCTGGAAGTGATCCCGGTTCTGAACAAGATGGATCTGCCCCAGGCCGAGCCGGAGAAAGTCGCGGAAGAAATCGAAGACATTATCGGGATCGACGCCACCGAGGCGACCCGCTGTAGCGCCAAGTCCGGTCTGGGTATCGAAGACGTGCTGGAAGACCTGGTGCGTCTGGTACCACCGCCGCAAGGGGATGTGGAAGCCCCGCTGCAGGCGCTGATTATCGATTCCTGGTTCGACAGCTACCTGGGGGTTGTGTCGCTGGTGCGGGTGGTTCAGGGCACCCTGAAGAACAAAGACAAAATCGTCACCAAGTCCATCGGCCGCGCCCATGTGGTGGATAGTGTTGGTGTGTTTACCCCCAAGCGCAAGGAAACCGGCGAGCTCAAGGCCGGTGAAGTGGGCTTTGTTGTGGCGGGTATCAAGGACATTCACGGGGCGCCGGTGGGCGACACCCTGACGCACGCCAAGGATTCGGATGCCGTGGAAATGCTGCCGGGCTTCCAGCGGGTCAAACCGCAGGTGTATGCCGGCCTGTTCCCCGTAAGCTCTGATGACTATGAAGCCTTCCGGGATGCCCTGGACAAACTCTCCCTGAACGACGCCTCCCTGTTCTACGAGCCGGAGACCTCCGACGCCCTGGGCTTTGGCTTCCGTTGTGGCTTTCTCGGTATGCTGCACATGGAGATTATCCAGGAGCGTCTGGAGCGCGAGTACAATCTGGATCTGATCACCACTGCGCCAACGGTGGTCTACGAGGTGGAACTGACCAACGGCGATATCGTCAATATGGATAACCCCTCACGCATGCCCGACCTGGGGCAGATCGAAGAGATGCGTGAGCCCATCGTGGAAGCCAATATTCTGGTGCCGCAGGATTACCTGGGTAATGTGATTACCCTGTGTGTGGAAAAACGCGGTATCCAGAAAGATATGCAATATGTGGGCGGGCAGGTCTCCCTGCGCTACGAGCTGCCCATGAGTGAAGTGGTCATGGACTTCTTCGACCGTCTCAAGTCCGTGAGCCGCGGCTTTGCCTCACTGGATTACAACTTTGTGCGCTTTGACCCGGCAAAACTGGTGCGCCTTGATATCCTGATCAACGGCGAGCGGGTGGACGCTCTGGCGGTGATTCTGCATCGGGACAACGCGCAACAACGCGGTCGTGCCCTGGCAGAAAAAATGAAGGAGCTGATTCCACGGCAGATGTTCGATGTGGCGATTCAGGCCGCTATCGGTGGCCAGGTGGTTGCCCGTACCACGGTGAAAGCCCTGCGCAAAAACGTCACCGCCAAGTGTTATGGTGGCGACGTGACCCGTAAGAAGAAACTGCTGGAGAAGCAGAAGGCCGGTAAGCGCCGTATGAAGCAGCTGGGCAAAGTCGAAGTGCCACAGGATGCCTTCCTTGCGGTGCTCAAAGTGGACAATTGA
- the mpaA gene encoding murein tripeptide amidase MpaA: protein MTAPKQPIRQQPPAPVRLRPRTQRGLFHTQRLQYGQSALGAPLFYFPAEACDENTGLVMAGTHGDEVAAVVTLSCALRSLEAGLLRHHVILAVNPDGCQLGVRSNARGVDLNRNFATINWKPDGTVYRWNSAADERDVYLSSGDRPGSEPETQALCRLVRELNPAWMVSIHEPLACVEDPLQSPLGHWLAERIELPLVTELGYQTPGSFGTWCAENEHPCITLEFPPISADVASEEYLQVMTDLLCYRP, encoded by the coding sequence ATGACAGCCCCAAAACAACCTATCCGCCAACAGCCCCCCGCCCCTGTTCGCCTGCGACCGCGGACACAACGGGGCCTGTTCCATACACAGAGACTGCAATATGGCCAGTCCGCCCTGGGTGCGCCGCTATTCTACTTCCCCGCCGAGGCCTGCGATGAGAACACCGGGCTGGTGATGGCCGGCACCCATGGCGACGAAGTGGCCGCGGTGGTGACCCTCTCCTGTGCCCTGCGCTCTCTGGAAGCGGGCCTGTTGCGCCACCATGTGATACTGGCGGTCAACCCTGACGGCTGCCAGCTGGGGGTCCGTTCCAATGCCCGCGGCGTCGACCTGAATCGTAACTTTGCCACCATCAACTGGAAACCCGACGGTACCGTGTACCGCTGGAACAGCGCCGCGGACGAACGGGATGTCTATCTGTCCAGCGGCGACCGTCCGGGCTCCGAACCGGAAACCCAGGCCCTGTGCCGGCTGGTGCGGGAGTTGAACCCCGCCTGGATGGTTTCTATCCACGAGCCCCTGGCCTGCGTGGAAGATCCCCTGCAGAGCCCCCTGGGGCACTGGCTGGCGGAGCGTATCGAGCTGCCCCTGGTTACCGAACTGGGCTACCAGACCCCGGGATCCTTCGGCACCTGGTGTGCGGAAAACGAACACCCCTGCATCACTCTGGAATTTCCGCCGATTTCCGCAGACGTCGCCAGCGAGGAATACCTGCAAGTGATGACCGACCTGCTGTGCTATCGCCCGTGA
- the recO gene encoding DNA repair protein RecO: MQQLPPQPAYILHSRPFRDSSLILELLTPDYGRIACIAKGARRDKQRRQRALQPFTPLLVTLLGRHDLKTLGPLENAGQPLWLKGRAVYAGLYANELLVRLMPEGESLVSVFAAYQDLLQQLAELSGDSSEELEPPLRLFELHLLQALGSCPELDYCAIEGAVIRPDRVYRLTQEDGFIPVVIPPGQTPRGADFGGGQLLQVAQWLAEGAQCERGEGGRGHPLADAKRLTRLLLGPLLGHRPLKSRELFRQVYSAD, encoded by the coding sequence GTGCAACAGCTGCCTCCGCAACCTGCCTATATTCTCCACTCCCGCCCGTTTCGGGACTCCAGTCTGATACTGGAACTGTTGACCCCGGATTACGGGCGCATTGCCTGCATTGCCAAAGGCGCGCGCCGTGACAAGCAGCGTCGCCAGCGCGCCCTGCAACCCTTCACGCCATTACTGGTGACTCTGCTGGGGCGCCACGACCTCAAGACGCTCGGGCCTCTGGAGAACGCGGGTCAGCCACTCTGGCTGAAAGGGCGCGCGGTCTACGCGGGGCTGTACGCCAATGAGTTGCTGGTTCGGCTGATGCCGGAAGGGGAAAGCCTGGTGTCTGTTTTCGCCGCGTATCAGGATTTGCTGCAACAGTTGGCGGAGTTGTCCGGTGATTCCAGTGAGGAACTGGAGCCACCGCTGCGGTTGTTTGAGCTGCATCTGTTGCAGGCGTTGGGTAGCTGTCCGGAGCTGGATTACTGTGCCATCGAAGGGGCGGTAATACGGCCGGACAGGGTGTACCGGTTGACCCAGGAGGATGGGTTCATTCCTGTGGTGATACCGCCGGGGCAGACACCGCGCGGAGCAGATTTTGGCGGCGGGCAACTATTGCAAGTGGCGCAGTGGCTTGCAGAGGGTGCGCAATGTGAGCGCGGCGAAGGGGGGCGGGGGCATCCGCTCGCCGATGCCAAACGTCTGACCCGGCTGTTGTTGGGCCCCTTACTCGGGCATCGCCCGCTGAAAAGTCGCGAGCTGTTCCGTCAGGTATACAGCGCGGATTGA
- the ycjG gene encoding L-Ala-D/L-Glu epimerase yields MAMQGAADRPRRFEGQCYAESWPLKTAFVISRGARTEARVVVVEVHSGGVTGVGECTPYPRYGESLESVLAEIHSVLPALQRGITRDQLQVLMPAGAARNAVDCALADWAAKASGDGFAGPESLPTVQTLVIAEPEAMAEAALAAGRAGISVLKLKLDRQQILERVMAVRRAAPGCELVIDANEAWSPEGLPALCEKLAEQGVSMLEQPLPVGEDRILGTFRHPLPICADESCHTRADLPKLRGRYDMVNIKLDKTGGLQEALLLAETASAQGFELMLGCMLCTSRAIRAAWPLGERARFIDLDGPTWLAKDVNPLQFIDGRVFWT; encoded by the coding sequence ATGGCAATGCAGGGAGCGGCAGACAGGCCCCGGCGGTTTGAGGGGCAGTGTTACGCGGAAAGCTGGCCGCTTAAAACGGCTTTCGTGATTTCCCGTGGCGCGCGTACCGAAGCGCGCGTGGTGGTGGTCGAAGTCCACTCCGGCGGCGTGACTGGGGTTGGAGAGTGCACCCCATATCCCCGCTACGGGGAAAGCCTGGAGTCGGTGCTCGCGGAAATCCACTCGGTATTGCCCGCGCTGCAGCGCGGCATTACCCGCGATCAATTGCAGGTTCTGATGCCTGCCGGCGCCGCGCGCAATGCCGTGGATTGTGCCCTGGCGGACTGGGCGGCAAAGGCGAGTGGCGATGGCTTTGCTGGCCCCGAATCGTTGCCGACGGTACAGACACTGGTCATTGCCGAGCCCGAAGCCATGGCGGAGGCGGCGCTGGCCGCTGGCAGAGCCGGTATATCGGTGCTCAAGCTAAAGCTGGATCGTCAGCAGATACTGGAGCGGGTGATGGCCGTGCGCCGTGCGGCACCGGGGTGCGAGCTGGTGATTGATGCCAATGAGGCCTGGTCGCCAGAGGGCTTGCCCGCGCTGTGTGAAAAGCTGGCCGAGCAGGGCGTATCGATGTTGGAGCAGCCACTGCCGGTGGGCGAGGATCGGATACTGGGCACCTTCCGGCACCCGCTGCCAATCTGTGCCGATGAGAGCTGTCACACCCGCGCCGATCTGCCGAAACTCAGGGGGCGCTACGATATGGTGAATATCAAGTTGGATAAGACCGGTGGGCTGCAGGAGGCCCTGTTGCTGGCTGAAACGGCCAGTGCCCAGGGGTTCGAACTGATGCTCGGCTGTATGCTGTGCACGTCGCGGGCAATTCGCGCGGCCTGGCCCCTTGGAGAGCGCGCGCGCTTTATCGACCTGGATGGGCCCACCTGGCTGGCGAAAGATGTAAACCCGCTACAGTTCATTGATGGACGGGTGTTCTGGACCTGA
- the lepB gene encoding signal peptidase I: MDINFPLILLLLVVVTGVIWLFDALFLARGRKAQAAKGQPVQEPVAVEYAKSFFPVLAIVFVLRSFVVEPFQIPSASMDPTLEVGDFILVNKFAYGLRLPVSRTKVMDIGEPKRGDVMVFFPPHMNETYYIKRVIGLPGDEIRIVNNQLYINGEAMPQEFIRFDTENPGRELLWETLGGHRHLTAKQSRPGPFGNIRTLKVPEGHYFMVGDNRDNSLDSRKWGFVPEEDIVGKAFAIWMHWEKLLSLPSFDRVGGID, encoded by the coding sequence ATGGATATCAACTTCCCCCTAATTTTGCTGTTGCTGGTTGTGGTGACAGGGGTGATCTGGCTGTTTGATGCACTGTTTCTCGCCCGCGGGCGCAAGGCGCAGGCGGCGAAAGGGCAGCCGGTACAGGAACCGGTGGCAGTGGAGTACGCCAAGTCTTTCTTCCCGGTTCTGGCGATTGTGTTCGTGCTGCGCTCCTTTGTGGTCGAGCCCTTTCAGATCCCGTCTGCCTCCATGGATCCCACCCTGGAAGTGGGAGACTTTATCCTGGTCAACAAGTTTGCCTATGGCCTGCGCCTGCCGGTAAGCCGTACCAAGGTAATGGATATCGGCGAACCCAAGCGTGGCGATGTGATGGTGTTCTTCCCTCCGCACATGAACGAGACCTACTACATCAAGCGGGTCATCGGATTGCCGGGGGACGAGATTCGTATCGTGAACAACCAGCTGTACATCAATGGCGAGGCAATGCCCCAGGAGTTTATCCGCTTCGACACGGAGAACCCCGGCCGCGAGCTGCTATGGGAAACCCTCGGTGGGCACCGTCATCTGACCGCAAAACAGAGCCGCCCCGGTCCGTTTGGTAATATCCGGACCCTGAAAGTCCCGGAAGGCCACTATTTCATGGTGGGTGATAACCGTGACAACAGTCTCGACAGCCGCAAGTGGGGCTTTGTACCCGAGGAAGACATTGTCGGCAAAGCCTTTGCAATCTGGATGCATTGGGAGAAACTACTGAGCCTACCCAGCTTTGACCGGGTAGGGGGCATTGATTAA